One segment of Cerasicoccus sp. TK19100 DNA contains the following:
- a CDS encoding LysR family transcriptional regulator, which translates to MSQIKNVELRHLRYFVAVAAHGSFNRAAQILHLTQPALSRQVKDLEEELGVRLLIRGKNAVKLTEVGELFYDEAREVLARAELAVHRVRGETASEVLRVGYSPSATAGILPRALQQFQAENPRVRIELADLSPPEMKQMAIEGKLNVIIALEPSLEAIPGFQWTELRRLTLVLVMHANHPLAESKRIAPKRLRNVPLVGLAQPNFPDYVPHIRRIFKPFGFKPHFSALETDGISTLFASVEAYQAAAILADSVIEFIPRSLVCRPFFPKFEPVTATIGLSTTRPNPHAELLVKLLKTEAQRSKFSV; encoded by the coding sequence TTGAGTCAGATCAAAAATGTGGAACTTCGCCACCTCCGTTACTTTGTCGCCGTAGCGGCGCACGGTTCATTTAACCGGGCAGCGCAAATCCTGCACCTCACCCAGCCGGCACTCAGCCGCCAGGTGAAGGATCTTGAGGAAGAGCTGGGCGTGCGGTTGCTCATCCGCGGAAAGAACGCGGTGAAGCTGACCGAAGTTGGCGAGCTATTCTACGATGAAGCCCGCGAAGTGCTCGCCCGCGCGGAGCTCGCCGTGCACCGTGTGCGAGGTGAGACTGCTAGCGAAGTGCTGCGCGTCGGCTATTCCCCATCGGCAACGGCTGGTATTCTCCCCCGCGCTCTCCAGCAGTTTCAGGCAGAGAATCCAAGGGTCCGAATCGAACTTGCGGATCTTTCACCACCGGAGATGAAGCAGATGGCAATCGAAGGCAAATTGAATGTCATCATTGCACTGGAACCATCTCTCGAAGCCATACCTGGATTTCAATGGACCGAATTGCGTCGGTTAACGCTTGTGCTGGTCATGCACGCCAATCATCCGTTGGCGGAATCGAAACGCATTGCACCCAAGCGCTTGCGCAACGTGCCTTTAGTCGGGTTGGCTCAGCCGAATTTTCCCGATTACGTTCCACACATCCGAAGGATCTTCAAACCCTTTGGTTTTAAGCCACACTTTTCAGCCTTGGAGACAGACGGAATCTCGACCCTTTTCGCCAGCGTAGAGGCATACCAAGCTGCAGCGATCCTTGCCGATAGCGTGATTGAATTCATACCACGCTCACTTGTGTGTCGACCGTTCTTCCCAAAGTTTGAACCAGTCACTGCCACAATAGGCCTTTCCACAACGCGCCCTAATCCGCACGCCGAGTTGCTGGTGAAGCTTCTAAAAACAGAAGCTCAACGCTCGAAGTTTTCGGTGTAG
- a CDS encoding nuclear transport factor 2 family protein, with translation MKTNTTDHLPKPVAEYIEAVNRFDAAAAAACFTSEATVHDEGGDHVGAAAIECWVAKTSHRYRPHATITNVQGFGEKLRMAVKVAGDFPGSPIELDYELRVSDGKILELSIQ, from the coding sequence ATGAAAACAAACACGACCGATCACCTACCGAAACCGGTGGCAGAATACATAGAAGCGGTGAACCGCTTCGACGCCGCGGCTGCTGCCGCTTGTTTCACTTCAGAAGCGACAGTCCACGACGAGGGGGGCGACCATGTGGGGGCTGCCGCCATCGAATGTTGGGTTGCCAAAACGAGCCATCGGTATCGACCACATGCCACGATAACGAACGTGCAGGGGTTCGGAGAAAAGCTGAGGATGGCCGTGAAGGTGGCTGGTGATTTCCCCGGTAGTCCGATCGAACTCGACTATGAACTGCGGGTGAGTGACGGAAAAATCTTAGAACTGAGTATCCAATGA
- a CDS encoding SDR family oxidoreductase, whose product MKTQKPDIPISGDEFAGQRVFVTGGTKGAGEAMVRRFAAAGASVATTARRAPTESNLPGIFFAGDLSSAEGARKTAAELLDAFGVPDILIHNLGGSNAPGGGFVALNDEQWVEELNLNLLAAVRIDRVIVPSMVERQSGVVIHISSIQRQLPLPESTIAYAAAKAALSTYSKALSKEVGSKGVRVTSVSPGWIYTTAAQAMVSRLAEHGGTDEETARQGIVNALGGIPIGRPAWPWEVAELVAFLASARAGSIHGADYVIDGGTVPTV is encoded by the coding sequence ATGAAAACGCAAAAGCCAGATATTCCAATTAGCGGAGATGAATTTGCCGGACAGCGTGTTTTCGTAACTGGTGGCACTAAGGGGGCAGGCGAAGCGATGGTGCGCAGATTTGCCGCCGCAGGTGCATCGGTCGCCACGACTGCCCGCCGGGCACCAACTGAGTCTAACCTCCCCGGGATTTTCTTCGCGGGCGACTTGTCTTCAGCAGAAGGCGCTAGAAAAACAGCCGCTGAACTCCTGGATGCCTTCGGCGTGCCGGATATCTTGATTCACAATCTCGGCGGCTCAAATGCGCCGGGCGGAGGCTTTGTAGCCCTCAACGACGAGCAGTGGGTCGAAGAGCTGAACTTGAATCTGTTGGCCGCTGTTCGTATCGACAGGGTCATCGTCCCGTCGATGGTGGAGCGCCAATCCGGCGTAGTGATCCACATTTCGTCAATACAGAGGCAGTTGCCGCTGCCCGAGTCTACCATTGCATATGCTGCGGCGAAGGCAGCGCTCTCTACATACAGTAAGGCATTGTCGAAGGAGGTAGGGTCCAAGGGGGTTCGCGTCACCTCTGTCTCCCCTGGATGGATCTATACCACAGCTGCACAAGCCATGGTATCCCGGCTTGCTGAACACGGTGGCACGGACGAGGAGACCGCGCGCCAAGGTATTGTAAATGCACTGGGCGGTATTCCCATTGGTCGCCCGGCCTGGCCGTGGGAAGTCGCAGAACTGGTGGCCTTTCTTGCCTCTGCGCGAGCCGGTTCTATCCACGGGGCCGACTATGTCATTGATGGCGGAACCGTTCCTACTGTCTGA